From Rutidosis leptorrhynchoides isolate AG116_Rl617_1_P2 chromosome 3, CSIRO_AGI_Rlap_v1, whole genome shotgun sequence, a single genomic window includes:
- the LOC139897019 gene encoding uncharacterized protein, translated as MDDTQSVSSYVLKMKSLIDRANRLNLNISNELATDLILNSLSKRFDQFVINYNMNGMDKSIGELHGMLRTAETSMGKRALPVLAIDQGGSKSKTSKPKVAKRKGPAHQGKGKGKMVTSTINKAKKQKVAEKANPKEDPCFGCGEMGHWKRNCPIYLKELKEKRDAGQTSGVQKK; from the exons atggacgatacccaatcggtttcatcttatgtacttaagatgaaaagccttattgatcgtgctaaccgtcttaacttgaacatatcaaatgagttagccaccgatcttatccttaactccctatcaaaaaggtttgatcaatttgtaattaactacaatatgaatgggatggataagagcataggtgagcttcacggtatgcttagaacggcggaaactagcatgggtaaaagggctttacccgtgttagcaatcgatcaaggtgggtccaaaagtaagacctctaagccaaaggtggctaagagaaaaggacccgcccatcaaggcaaagggaaggggaagatggttacctcaaccatcaacaaggctaagaaacaaaaggtagccgagaaggcaaaccccaaggaagacccatgtttcggttgcggtgaaatgggtcattggaaacgaaactgtccgatctatcttaaggagttgaaggagaagagggatgcagggcaaacctcag gggttcaaaagaagtag